A portion of the Eubacterium maltosivorans genome contains these proteins:
- a CDS encoding ABC transporter permease, protein MRAFKSLFWVELKLSVRAMNLVLFGLFSPAVVAVIIGVIYGAKPAFDGAGYSFMAQSFGALSGIGICATGLMGLPLALADYRHRKILKRFEVTPVSPGMLLFVQMIVNFVYALVAMIMVYGICRMFGGGWKGGSLLYFGLSFLLVTVSIYSLGMLVASVAGNIKTANLLCTVLYFPMLIFSGATLPYEVMPAALQRVADIMPLTQGVKLMKNAALGLPIENAAVPVAVMVILAVICVIVSIRFFRWE, encoded by the coding sequence TTTTTCGCCGGCTGTTGTGGCTGTGATTATCGGTGTCATCTACGGAGCAAAGCCTGCCTTTGACGGAGCGGGGTACTCATTTATGGCACAGTCCTTCGGGGCGCTCTCAGGCATTGGCATTTGCGCCACAGGCCTGATGGGGCTGCCCCTGGCTTTGGCAGATTACCGTCACCGTAAAATACTTAAACGTTTCGAGGTAACGCCTGTAAGTCCGGGAATGCTGCTCTTTGTGCAAATGATTGTCAATTTTGTTTACGCCCTCGTGGCCATGATTATGGTTTATGGAATTTGCCGGATGTTTGGCGGCGGGTGGAAGGGGGGATCCCTCCTTTACTTTGGTTTGTCTTTTCTGCTTGTCACAGTCTCCATCTACAGCCTGGGAATGCTGGTAGCCAGCGTGGCTGGAAATATCAAGACCGCCAATCTGCTGTGTACTGTTTTGTATTTTCCAATGCTGATTTTTTCCGGCGCGACGCTCCCCTATGAGGTTATGCCCGCAGCGCTGCAGCGCGTAGCGGATATTATGCCTCTGACCCAGGGCGTAAAGCTCATGAAAAACGCCGCGCTGGGGCTGCCCATCGAAAATGCCGCGGTGCCGGTTGCGGTGATGGTTATCCTGGCAGTTATCTGCGTTATTGTATCCATCCGTTTTTTTAGATGGGAATAA